A stretch of [Clostridium] innocuum DNA encodes these proteins:
- a CDS encoding HAD-IC family P-type ATPase: MHSNDDKREWIDPAQGLSDSQVQERIDAGCVNTQDERITKSYEEIFRDNVLTLFNLINAILAGLIIFIGSFKNLLFLGVVISNLVIGILQEIRAKRVLDKLSLITQPYLKVLRNGKEMELHMDDIVLDDILCLSTGSQVCADAMVVEGRLEVNESLVTGESDIIVKHTHDTLYSGSFVVSGQAKVQVQHVGKDNYAATIMKDAKTFKKHKSQLRDSINFIIKTIGIIIIPVGILLFSKQFFLTESTLPQAIVSTVAALLGMIPEGLVLLTSVALAVGSINLAKRKTLVQELYCIETLARVDTLCLDKTGTITEGNMQVERIQALNADEKEILLILANMMDALQDDNATAQAIRRHTPQEYEAFRVLHTLPFSSARKLSAVSFENRGTYIMGAYEFVNGSENAELQAEIDKQASLGNRVLVLAHSKEAMEQEPAKNNTVIALILLSDPIRLEAPQTLDYFLSQGVDVKVISGDDPRTVHEIAHKANLKNYERYVDASTLKDEDIPEAVKDYTVFGRVSPMQKKLMIRALKEQGHITAMIGDGVNDVMALKEADCSISVAQGSEAAKNIANLVLLDNNFASMPHIVDEGRRVINNIQRAASLFLVKTTFSTILSILTLFFMSRYPFEPIQLTLISSCTIGIPSFFLALEANHARVEGNFLINVLGRAFPGALCVVLSILYVNISSLFFQMTPAAMSTMCVLLTGTSSLIVLYRVCTPFTRKRLLIFSTMTALFIVCIVFLPGIFSLVRLSYMQFVLTGAGMAAIPFVMDFFFRFGNRFKLKERLLKVGR, from the coding sequence ATGCACAGCAATGACGACAAACGAGAATGGATTGATCCAGCACAGGGTCTCAGCGATTCTCAGGTTCAGGAGCGTATTGATGCAGGCTGTGTCAATACACAGGATGAGCGCATTACCAAAAGCTATGAGGAAATATTCCGGGACAATGTTTTAACCCTGTTTAATCTGATCAATGCTATTCTGGCAGGATTGATTATTTTTATCGGCTCCTTTAAAAATCTGCTTTTTCTGGGGGTTGTAATTTCCAACCTGGTCATTGGTATCCTTCAGGAGATTCGAGCCAAGCGTGTATTGGACAAGCTGTCTTTGATTACGCAGCCCTATTTGAAGGTATTGCGCAACGGAAAAGAAATGGAACTGCATATGGATGATATCGTTCTGGATGATATTCTATGCCTTTCCACCGGCTCTCAGGTATGCGCCGACGCTATGGTTGTTGAGGGACGTCTGGAGGTTAACGAATCCCTGGTTACAGGAGAATCGGATATCATCGTCAAGCATACGCACGATACCCTGTATTCCGGCAGCTTTGTCGTCAGCGGACAGGCCAAGGTACAGGTACAGCATGTCGGCAAGGATAATTATGCCGCTACGATTATGAAGGATGCAAAAACATTTAAAAAGCATAAATCACAGCTGCGGGATTCCATTAACTTCATAATTAAAACCATCGGTATTATCATTATTCCCGTTGGCATTCTGCTGTTTTCAAAGCAGTTTTTTCTGACTGAGAGCACTCTGCCGCAGGCGATCGTATCTACGGTTGCGGCATTGCTGGGAATGATACCGGAGGGCCTTGTTTTACTGACAAGCGTTGCACTGGCGGTTGGCTCCATCAATCTGGCGAAGCGCAAAACGCTGGTGCAGGAGCTGTACTGCATTGAAACACTGGCACGCGTGGATACCCTGTGTCTGGATAAGACAGGAACCATAACGGAAGGCAATATGCAGGTGGAGCGTATCCAGGCACTGAACGCAGACGAGAAGGAAATCCTTTTGATTCTTGCAAATATGATGGATGCTCTGCAGGATGATAATGCAACTGCTCAGGCGATTCGCAGGCATACACCGCAGGAATATGAAGCATTTCGCGTATTACATACCCTTCCCTTCTCCAGTGCAAGAAAGCTGAGTGCCGTAAGCTTTGAAAATCGCGGAACCTATATCATGGGTGCCTATGAATTTGTCAACGGCAGTGAAAATGCAGAGCTGCAGGCTGAAATTGATAAACAGGCCAGTCTTGGAAACAGGGTGCTGGTACTGGCACACAGCAAGGAAGCTATGGAACAGGAGCCTGCCAAGAACAATACAGTGATCGCTTTGATTCTGCTGAGTGATCCCATCCGGTTGGAGGCACCGCAAACCCTGGATTACTTTCTGTCGCAGGGGGTTGATGTCAAGGTTATCAGCGGGGATGATCCACGCACGGTTCATGAAATCGCACATAAGGCTAATCTGAAAAATTATGAGCGCTATGTGGATGCCAGCACCTTAAAGGATGAGGATATTCCGGAAGCAGTGAAAGACTATACCGTTTTCGGTCGTGTTTCACCGATGCAGAAAAAGCTGATGATTCGCGCTCTAAAGGAACAGGGGCATATTACGGCAATGATAGGAGACGGTGTCAATGATGTCATGGCCTTAAAGGAAGCGGATTGCAGCATCTCTGTTGCACAGGGAAGCGAGGCAGCAAAGAACATCGCCAATCTGGTTTTACTGGACAACAATTTTGCGAGTATGCCGCATATCGTGGACGAGGGCCGAAGAGTCATCAACAATATTCAGCGTGCCGCTTCCCTGTTTCTTGTGAAAACGACATTTTCAACCATCCTCAGTATTTTAACCCTTTTCTTCATGAGCCGCTATCCGTTTGAGCCGATTCAGCTTACACTGATATCCTCCTGTACAATTGGTATTCCTTCCTTCTTCCTGGCACTGGAAGCCAATCATGCCCGTGTTGAGGGAAACTTTCTAATCAATGTACTGGGCCGTGCCTTTCCCGGAGCACTGTGTGTCGTCCTCAGTATCCTTTATGTCAATATATCCTCTTTGTTTTTTCAAATGACGCCGGCTGCTATGTCCACTATGTGTGTCCTGCTGACCGGTACCAGCTCACTCATTGTGCTGTATCGGGTGTGTACGCCGTTTACGAGAAAGCGTCTGCTGATTTTCTCCACTATGACCGCACTCTTTATCGTATGCATCGTCTTTTTACCGGGTATTTTCTCTCTGGTACGGCTGAGCTATATGCAGTTTGTATTGACCGGTGCCGGTATGGCCGCCATACCGTTTGTCATGGATTTCTTTTTCCGCTTCGGAAACCGCTTCAAGCTAAAGGAGCGTCTGCTTAAGGTCGGCAGATAG
- a CDS encoding ABC-F family ATP-binding cassette domain-containing protein, with translation MSIVTVENVSHSFGGRQILENVSFRLLSGEHVGLVGANGEGKSTFLNILTGKLVPEEGRVAWCRRITRGYLDQHTVLEKGKSIRQVLQDAFSHLFELEAEMLQKYEEMGDCSEECMNELLQDVGEIQDILEHSGFYMIDARIQEVAQGLGLLDIGLEKDVTMLSGGQRSKVLLCKLLLENPMILILDEPTNYLDEGHIAWLKNFLISYEHAFILVSHDIPFLNSVVNIIYHVENCELTRYVGDYDYFLEQHALKKRQLEAAYVKQQKEIADLEDFIARNKARVATRNMAHSRQKKLDKMDRIEKVKEKVKPSFSFLSDRAPGRVIFDARELVIGYEEPLTKAMHLVLERNMRVAIKGVNGLGKTTLLKTLMGRIPGVSGSVEVDPYASIGFFEQEEAGESMSALDYFWKEYPAMTNGEVRAALAKCGLTTDHIESGMCVLSGGEQAKVRLCVLMNREHNVLVLDEPTNHLDVDAKEELKRALKAYKGTILLVSHDPDFYGDIVDEVWNLEEWTTKIL, from the coding sequence ATGAGTATTGTTACGGTAGAAAATGTTTCGCACAGCTTCGGTGGAAGACAGATTCTGGAGAATGTATCCTTTCGTTTGCTGAGCGGTGAGCATGTTGGTCTTGTCGGAGCCAACGGAGAAGGGAAATCAACCTTTCTGAATATACTGACGGGAAAGCTGGTTCCGGAGGAAGGGCGTGTTGCCTGGTGCCGCAGAATCACACGAGGCTATCTGGATCAGCATACGGTTCTGGAGAAGGGAAAGTCGATTCGCCAAGTATTGCAGGATGCATTTTCCCATCTGTTTGAGCTGGAAGCGGAAATGCTGCAGAAATATGAAGAGATGGGAGATTGCAGTGAGGAGTGTATGAATGAGCTTTTGCAGGATGTCGGGGAAATTCAGGACATACTGGAGCACAGCGGTTTCTATATGATTGATGCCAGAATACAGGAGGTCGCACAGGGACTTGGATTACTGGATATCGGTCTGGAAAAGGATGTTACCATGTTGAGTGGAGGGCAGCGCTCCAAGGTGCTGTTATGCAAGCTGCTGCTGGAAAATCCGATGATTCTGATTCTGGATGAGCCGACCAACTATCTGGATGAGGGACATATTGCATGGCTGAAGAACTTTCTGATTTCCTATGAGCATGCATTTATTCTGGTGTCGCATGATATTCCGTTCTTGAACAGCGTTGTCAACATTATTTATCATGTTGAAAACTGTGAGCTGACACGGTATGTCGGAGATTACGATTATTTTCTAGAACAGCATGCGTTAAAGAAACGCCAGCTGGAGGCGGCATATGTAAAACAGCAGAAGGAAATCGCCGATCTGGAGGATTTCATCGCCCGCAACAAGGCGCGTGTTGCAACGCGTAACATGGCTCATTCCCGCCAGAAGAAGCTGGATAAGATGGATCGTATCGAAAAGGTAAAGGAAAAAGTGAAGCCCAGCTTTTCCTTTTTATCGGACCGCGCACCGGGGCGTGTGATTTTCGACGCAAGGGAACTGGTGATCGGCTATGAGGAACCGCTGACAAAAGCAATGCATCTGGTGCTGGAGCGCAATATGCGGGTGGCGATAAAAGGTGTTAACGGTCTTGGTAAGACAACACTGCTGAAAACGCTGATGGGCAGAATTCCAGGCGTCAGCGGAAGCGTTGAGGTTGACCCGTATGCATCCATCGGCTTTTTCGAGCAGGAGGAAGCCGGAGAATCCATGAGTGCACTGGATTATTTCTGGAAAGAGTATCCGGCGATGACAAACGGTGAGGTACGTGCGGCTCTGGCAAAGTGCGGACTGACGACAGATCATATCGAATCCGGAATGTGTGTGCTTTCCGGAGGAGAACAGGCAAAGGTTCGTCTTTGCGTGCTGATGAATCGTGAGCATAACGTTTTAGTGCTGGATGAGCCTACCAACCATCTGGATGTGGATGCCAAGGAGGAGCTGAAGCGGGCATTGAAGGCCTACAAGGGAACGATCCTTCTGGTTTCCCATGACCCGGATTTCTATGGCGATATTGTGGATGAGGTCTGGAATCTGGAGGAATGGACGACAAAAATTCTGTAA
- a CDS encoding transposase produces the protein MQKEMKREYPIPFHNDVFFKYMLIGEDAGSKLLRSRIIEEIYGLKVQRTQVLNPELLPEVFFGKRAVLDVVLEDETGHLYDLEMQVSGYTKEEQLRFQQYGYRLVGRQLKQGDDYTKLKPFYQIIFMNSMPKAGGRMIRHYTVKDEDNQEEPNNTLHRAIVFLPMIRQRVKEVGGMENLTEFETFCYVLAYNPDDAILNMKRRMVNVAMGKYNAMREDGPLFSWAESVEFANRAVQANLREQTAEAKRQGKDEGLDQGKKALLKAQIIHKYGIDDGWVDTLSNAQIDAAVICILECEAYPDLKEKLKHTAAE, from the coding sequence ATGCAAAAAGAGATGAAAAGGGAGTATCCGATTCCCTTTCACAATGATGTTTTTTTCAAGTATATGCTGATTGGAGAGGATGCAGGCTCTAAATTGCTGAGAAGCAGAATTATTGAAGAAATTTATGGATTGAAGGTTCAAAGAACCCAGGTGCTGAATCCGGAGCTGCTGCCGGAAGTCTTTTTCGGAAAACGAGCGGTTTTGGATGTTGTATTGGAGGATGAAACCGGTCACCTTTATGATTTGGAGATGCAGGTATCCGGGTACACGAAGGAGGAACAGCTGCGTTTTCAGCAGTATGGCTACCGCCTGGTCGGAAGACAGCTGAAGCAGGGGGATGATTACACAAAGCTGAAGCCGTTTTATCAGATTATCTTTATGAATTCGATGCCTAAAGCAGGAGGCCGCATGATTCGTCACTATACGGTAAAGGATGAAGACAATCAGGAAGAACCAAACAATACTCTGCATCGCGCAATTGTGTTTTTACCGATGATCAGGCAGCGTGTGAAGGAGGTCGGGGGTATGGAAAACCTGACAGAATTTGAAACCTTCTGTTATGTGCTTGCATATAATCCGGATGATGCTATACTAAACATGAAGAGAAGGATGGTGAATGTGGCTATGGGAAAATATAATGCAATGCGTGAAGATGGCCCGTTATTCAGCTGGGCGGAATCGGTGGAGTTTGCGAATCGTGCAGTACAGGCAAATCTGAGAGAGCAAACTGCGGAAGCCAAAAGACAGGGAAAGGATGAGGGTCTTGACCAAGGCAAGAAAGCCTTATTAAAAGCACAGATTATCCATAAGTATGGAATCGATGATGGATGGGTGGATACCTTGTCCAACGCGCAGATTGATGCTGCCGTCATATGTATTCTGGAATGTGAAGCCTATCCCGACTTAAAGGAAAAGCTGAAGCATACCGCTGCGGAATAG
- a CDS encoding ABC transporter permease encodes MSVLKVYYKIMKSHWLTLMIYMSIFFTVFFVFGMSASERSDIKMYEGSKPNIAVLDRDGSSLSEGLLTYLGTQANIKHKNVSNSDAQDALFYADVSAIITIPEGFEEEFASGKEAVSMNQRPDDVNGVLLQQTINKYLDTMHAYEQLYPKQEISDLHIRVQKNLNTAAEVRMSDSEEVATSSMLRGAYFNYGSYIMLVITILLIGLTMHSFFDAEITKRNLLAPVSQNRMNLQLVFCNLSVGIALWGLMMLMILGMVWDSMMTLGGLLEIINAFVFMLMCVSMSFMFCVISTKSKHPDDMLNGISNIVGLGSSFLCGAFVPLSMIGENILVISRFLPSYWYVKLNDALTSAVHVGDALLQEAFMTYGILLLFAAAFLCIALVIMKSRRTQDALEDTSMQP; translated from the coding sequence ATGAGTGTCTTAAAGGTTTATTATAAAATTATGAAATCACATTGGCTGACGCTGATGATCTATATGTCCATCTTCTTCACCGTCTTCTTTGTGTTTGGCATGTCTGCATCTGAGCGCAGTGATATTAAGATGTATGAGGGATCAAAGCCGAATATCGCCGTTCTTGACCGGGATGGCAGCAGTCTGAGTGAAGGCCTGTTAACCTATCTCGGCACACAGGCGAATATCAAGCATAAAAATGTATCGAACAGCGATGCACAGGATGCACTGTTCTATGCAGATGTGTCCGCTATCATAACGATTCCTGAGGGCTTTGAAGAGGAGTTCGCATCCGGGAAGGAAGCGGTTTCCATGAACCAGCGCCCGGACGATGTGAACGGTGTACTGCTTCAGCAGACAATCAATAAATATCTGGATACCATGCATGCGTATGAGCAGCTTTATCCAAAGCAGGAAATTTCAGATTTGCATATACGCGTACAGAAAAACCTGAATACCGCAGCCGAGGTGAGAATGTCAGATTCTGAAGAGGTTGCCACCTCCTCCATGCTGCGTGGTGCATATTTCAATTATGGTTCCTATATCATGCTTGTCATAACCATTCTTCTGATCGGTTTAACGATGCATTCCTTTTTCGATGCGGAGATTACCAAACGGAATCTGCTTGCTCCGGTATCACAGAATCGTATGAATCTGCAGCTGGTGTTCTGTAATCTGTCCGTAGGTATCGCGTTATGGGGGCTTATGATGCTGATGATTCTTGGGATGGTGTGGGACTCCATGATGACACTGGGAGGCTTGCTGGAAATTATCAATGCATTTGTATTCATGCTGATGTGTGTTTCCATGTCCTTTATGTTCTGTGTGATATCCACAAAGAGCAAGCATCCGGATGATATGCTGAATGGCATCAGTAATATTGTCGGGCTGGGCTCCAGCTTTCTGTGCGGTGCCTTTGTACCGCTGAGTATGATTGGCGAGAATATTCTCGTTATATCCCGTTTTCTGCCAAGCTACTGGTATGTGAAGCTGAATGATGCTTTGACCTCGGCAGTCCATGTAGGGGATGCGCTGCTGCAGGAAGCCTTTATGACCTATGGAATTCTGCTGCTGTTTGCTGCAGCCTTCCTGTGTATCGCGCTGGTGATTATGAAAAGCCGCCGCACGCAGGATGCCTTGGAGGATACCAGTATGCAGCCATAA